In the genome of Deinococcus humi, the window AGCGGTGTTCGTTTAGAGGATGACCGCCTGATTGCGCTGGACGCCCTATTTCTGGGATCGCGCATCCGCCCCGCCAGCGACATTGCCGAACAACTGGGCTGCGCCACAGAGGAGGGTCTACAGGGGCCGCTGCTTCAGACCGACGCGTTCAAGCAGACCAGCGTGCCGGGCGTCTACGCGGCGGGCGATATCACGCCGCGCGTTGCCAACGCAAGCATGGCTGCCGCTGACGGCGTATTTGCAGGAGCCTCACTGCACCAGTCACTGCTCTTCGGGCCACTGGCCGCGCTGGAAAAGAACAGGCCAGAGAACCGCAGCAACCCATGAAGATTTCGACGGATCCGGCAATCCTGGGCGAACCGACAGGTGCAAAGCTTTTTACTACTGGAACTGCAACCATCGGTGACCCTCGTTCTGGTCAATGACACGTTTACCGGCTGCCACAGAAAAAACAAAAGAGGGATCGCGGGACGGCCGTGCCTTAGAGCAAGACGCCCCGTCAGAACGAACGGGGCGTCTTGCTCTGCGGCAGTTTTCTGGCTTACTGCTTAACGATACGGTCAACTTCGGCAGTGCCGCTGTAGGGGGTAGGAGCGTTCAGGAAGCCCTTGAGCACCACCCGCCAGTCACCGGCCACGGGGTTGGGAATGCTGACTGCTTCATTGGTGCTGGTCCCCTGGGCACTGGAACCGATCAGCTGGCCAGCGGGGTTGTAGACTTCCAGGTCCAGGTCAAAGGCCGGATTGCCCCAGTCGGTGCTGACGCGCAGGACACTTGAGCCAGCGGGCACCTTCAGGACGTGGCTGTCCTGCGCGTTGCTCACGCAACCGGCAGTCGGGGCGCAGACGGCAGTGTCCACGGTGCCGCTCCAGCCAGGCAGGACGGTGGTCTGGACCGAATAGCGGTTGGGGTTCTGGCGCACCGCTTCCCGCACCGAGGCATTGGCGTCCACATAGCCGTAGCCCACTTCCCATTCCTCGCGCTTCTTCACGACCACCTGGGCCGGATCAAGGCCGCTGGTTGCGCTGGCTGCGTAGTACATCGCGCGGCTGGTCTTTTTAAAAGTGGCCAGCACACTGTCGAGGTTCATCTTGGGGTTGGCCTCGAGCATCAGCGCCACCACGCCGCTGATGTGGGGCGTCGCCATGCTCGTGCCGCTGATGGTGGAGTAACGGGGATTGTCGGTATCCGGCACGGTGGTGGCGGCCAGGCCAGTCAGGGCGCGGGCGGCGCTGATATCGACGCCAGGGGCGGTCACGTCGGGGTGGACCAGTGCGTCACCGGCGCGGCCACGGCTGCTGAAGTCAGCGAGGTAGCCCTGCTTGTCACCGGCGGCCACGCTAATCACGCAGGGGCTGGCCGAGTACGGGTTGAGGGTATTGGCATCTGGCCCCTCGTTGCCGGCAGCGAACACCACGACCATTCCCGCGTCGTAGGCGCGCTTGGCGGCGATGCTGATCGGGTTGTATGGCGCGAATTCGCCGCTGCTGCCCCAGGAGTTGCTGATCACACGCACGTTGTAGGTCTCGCGGATTTCGGGCTTCATCAGGTAATCAAAGCCCTGCAAGGCGTACAGGATGCTCAGGCCGTCGCCCGCGCCGACACCCACCAGGGTGGCGCCGGGTGCAACCCCGCGCCGCATCCGGGCGCTGCCAGCCGAGGCCGCGCCGCTGCCGCCAATGGTACTGGCAACGTGTGAGCCGTGCCCGCTGCTCGTGTCCGTGTTGGGCAGATCCAGATACAGGTAACCGCCCGCCGGGGTGTCTGTCACGGGACCCACCAGCTTCACGTTCTTGGCGACGTGGGCCAGGTCAGGGTGAGTGCCGTCAACGCCGGAATCGATGATGCCCACGCCGATGCCCTTGCCGCTCACGCCGTAGGTGCTCTGGGCGGTGTCGGCGCCGATGAACTTGACGCTCTCAGCGAGTTTGTACTGCAAAGGGGCGTCCTGATAGATGGATTGCAGGCCGGGCAGGCTGGCCTTGAGCTGGCCAATCAGTTCCGGAGTGATCAGGGTCTTGACGGCCACCATCGGCAGCACGTTCAGGGCACCCAGGCCGCGCCCGAGATCCACATTCATGTTGGAATCCATCCAGCGAATCGCCCGGCCCTTGCTGGTATCGTCGGCGAATGACAGGATCAGGGTGCCCACTTGACCGTACCGCATCGAGCTGTCGACCTGCACGCTGCTGGGACCAGAGGCATACAGGGCCGAGCACGCCGAGAGGGTGGTGGCCTGGGCGTTCACTCGGCCCAGCTGGGCGGCGGTGGGGGTAACGGAACCCTGAGGAGTGCTCTGTCCACAGGAAGCGAGGATGACGGTCAGACCCAGGCCAAGCTTGGAGAAATTCTTCATGGGGGACTCCTTTGGATACATTAGGTGCTTGAGCCCATTGGAGCAGGGAACTCTCAAAAAAAACACAAAGCAGTCATAAAGCGCGAACCGCAGCGCGGCGGACCCGGAGTGACAAACGCAGGACCCGTCTGAAACTGGCGTTGGGAGCGCCCATTTGCGCCGCTCTATACTCGGTTCATGGCACTTCTTCCTTTGCCCGTCCGGCTGCTGCAGCGCCTGCAAAGGGATCATCGGGACGGACGCTGGGCCGGCGTGGTGGCACCGGTAGAGGTGGGGGCCAACCAGTCCGGCCTGACGGCCTGGGCTGAGGCGCAGGGCTGGACGGTCTGGCGGACCCCGCCACCGCCGGAGAAGACCGGGTGGTTGTGGCTTCCAGCGGCCCGGCAGGACTTGCAGAAACTGCCTTACGCTCCTGAAGATGTCCTGGTGTTGGGTGGGGCAGACCTGTGTTACACCCCCGAGGACTGGGCTGCGGCCCTTCCTGATCAGACCCAGGCCGAACGGACCGCCACCTTCGCGGTCAGTGGCGGCTGGCCTGGAGCGCTGGAACTGGCCCGGCAGCGGCCCGGTGACCGGGAGGCCTACCGGCAGCCCCAGGCCAGCGTGCTGCTGGCTCCCTTTCTGCCTCCTGAAGAACTGCGATCAGCGGCGCGGGTGCTGGCGGTATCGCCGCTGGTCACGCCGGGGGTGGGGGCAGCGCTGGACGTGGCCCCGACGGTCTGGCAGTCGCTGGTCGAGGGCGGCTGGCTGTGGCCGGCAGCGGGCGGCTGGGCCTTCCCGTCCCTGCTGCGCCGCGTGCTGACGCCGGACCCTGATCCCGGCCTGGCCCGTCGGGCTGCCCAGGCCCTGCAGGAGGCCGATCACACCAGCGCGGCGCTGGAGGCGCTCGCCGACGCGGCCCTGTGGACCGACTACCTGTCGCTGTTGATCCGGACTGCCCGGACTGGCCAGGGAGAGGCGGCCCTGCGCGCTCAGCTGCGTCGTCTGCCGGAACGCTGGCGGACAGCACCCGAGGCGCTGTACCTCGCGGGATTGGTGGCCCGGGTGGTGGGGGATCTGGACCGTGCCGAGACGCTGTATACCCGCGCCCTGACCGGTCTGGTAGATGGGGCGGGGGCGCTGGTCCTGAACGCCCGTGGGGTGGTGCGGGCCATGCGGGGAGAGGTGGACGGAGCGCTGGACGATTTCACGCAAGCCGCACAGAGCGACGGGCGGACGGCCGGAGAGGCCAGTCAGAACCGCGCGACCCTGCTCGTGCAGCTCGGGCGACATGCCGAAGCCGAATCCAGCCTGAATGCCGCTGTGGCCGCCTTCAGAGAGGCCGGTGACCTGCTCAGGGAGGTCTACAGTCTCCAGACGCTTGGCTCCCTGCATTTCGGACGTGGACTGTTGCGTGAGGCGCTTGGGCCCTACCGGAAATCGCTGCAATTGTCCCTTGCCGATTTTCCAGAGGACGCCGTGTTCTCCCACCTGAATCTGGCCGAATCCCACATCTACCTGGGCGAATTCGATCAGGCCGAGCACCACCTGCAAGCGGCGGCAGCCCACAACGAGCGTCACCCCTCCAGCCTCACAGCCGGCTGGATGCACCGGGTGCAGGCCATTCTGGCCCTGCAACTCGGCGAGGGGGCTCAGGCCATTGCGGCGCTGGACCGCATTCAGACCGACGACCGCAGCTTGCAGGCAGAGACGGCCCTGCTGCGGGTGCGCGCCTACCGGGAACTCGGGCAGCCACAGCAGGCGCTGGCCACCCTGCAGCCAGCCCGCCCGCTGGGCCTGCGCGCCGAGCTGGAGGAAGCCCTGCTGGGGCAAGCCGAGATTGATCCGGTAATTGAGGCCGCGCGGCAGGAGGAGGCGCGTCTGGAACTCGTGA includes:
- a CDS encoding S8 family serine peptidase; translated protein: MKNFSKLGLGLTVILASCGQSTPQGSVTPTAAQLGRVNAQATTLSACSALYASGPSSVQVDSSMRYGQVGTLILSFADDTSKGRAIRWMDSNMNVDLGRGLGALNVLPMVAVKTLITPELIGQLKASLPGLQSIYQDAPLQYKLAESVKFIGADTAQSTYGVSGKGIGVGIIDSGVDGTHPDLAHVAKNVKLVGPVTDTPAGGYLYLDLPNTDTSSGHGSHVASTIGGSGAASAGSARMRRGVAPGATLVGVGAGDGLSILYALQGFDYLMKPEIRETYNVRVISNSWGSSGEFAPYNPISIAAKRAYDAGMVVVFAAGNEGPDANTLNPYSASPCVISVAAGDKQGYLADFSSRGRAGDALVHPDVTAPGVDISAARALTGLAATTVPDTDNPRYSTISGTSMATPHISGVVALMLEANPKMNLDSVLATFKKTSRAMYYAASATSGLDPAQVVVKKREEWEVGYGYVDANASVREAVRQNPNRYSVQTTVLPGWSGTVDTAVCAPTAGCVSNAQDSHVLKVPAGSSVLRVSTDWGNPAFDLDLEVYNPAGQLIGSSAQGTSTNEAVSIPNPVAGDWRVVLKGFLNAPTPYSGTAEVDRIVKQ
- a CDS encoding tetratricopeptide repeat protein produces the protein MALLPLPVRLLQRLQRDHRDGRWAGVVAPVEVGANQSGLTAWAEAQGWTVWRTPPPPEKTGWLWLPAARQDLQKLPYAPEDVLVLGGADLCYTPEDWAAALPDQTQAERTATFAVSGGWPGALELARQRPGDREAYRQPQASVLLAPFLPPEELRSAARVLAVSPLVTPGVGAALDVAPTVWQSLVEGGWLWPAAGGWAFPSLLRRVLTPDPDPGLARRAAQALQEADHTSAALEALADAALWTDYLSLLIRTARTGQGEAALRAQLRRLPERWRTAPEALYLAGLVARVVGDLDRAETLYTRALTGLVDGAGALVLNARGVVRAMRGEVDGALDDFTQAAQSDGRTAGEASQNRATLLVQLGRHAEAESSLNAAVAAFREAGDLLREVYSLQTLGSLHFGRGLLREALGPYRKSLQLSLADFPEDAVFSHLNLAESHIYLGEFDQAEHHLQAAAAHNERHPSSLTAGWMHRVQAILALQLGEGAQAIAALDRIQTDDRSLQAETALLRVRAYRELGQPQQALATLQPARPLGLRAELEEALLGQAEIDPVIEAARQEEARLELVTALLHRSTPEDLQEALELIRQHGYLAVLGSRAAAPLASLAQDPSTRALFPLRIQTLGPLRFTHAGRQVQLADFPTRKSAALLVALALAEHPQSREVLAERFWPGAKNPLASLQTAIYHLRSTFGVPLVGSERGLMSLLFPVQSDLADLRRALQSEDLTGLAALLRPLTAPLTVLSDLPAELTEERAWAEHLLHDALRLHAQAQPAAEVHRRDALRALIATDPLATDSREDLIRWHELHGEEELAEQERRHLADVLRALGVD